GTAATCTTTACTGCGGGTTTGGGCGGCCGGTACTTTCACCCACTCGTCGTACTCGAGTAACCATTCCGGGAAATACGTTTTAAAATAAGTACTAATAGATTCTTCGGTAGTTTTTAGTTCGCGCTGGTAGGCTGCTTCCAGGGTAGAATAAGGCACCAAAGTGCGGTAATCTTCCAGGCCAATCGGGTTTTCCAGTATCAATTTGGTTACTACTTCGGGGTACATTAAAGCAAAGCGGGTTGCCAACATACCACCCATCGAATGCCCTATTACCACGGCTTTGTTTACACCCAGCGTATCTAATAATTGCCGGGTATTGGTGGCTAACTGATGAAAACTGTAGTGCAAAGAAGGCTTAGACGATTTACCAAAACCAACCTGGTCCGGAACAATTACCCGATACCCCTGACCCGAAAGGTATTTTATCGTTTGGCGCCAATAAGCTCCCATAAAATTTTTACCGTGCAACAATACAATGGCCGGCCGGGTAGCATTGTTTTGTTTGGGTAAAACATCCATGTAAGCCATCTTACAGGCGGTATTTTCAATTTGTAACTGGATGTAGTGCACCGGGTAAGGATAAGTATATTCTGAAATTTCGGCGTCTAAAACCTCGGGCACTTCCGGCGTTTGAGCCTGGCCATAACGCGGCGCAAAAAAGAACAGAAAAGAGATAAACAATACCAGTATCCGGTAACAAATC
The sequence above is a segment of the Adhaeribacter swui genome. Coding sequences within it:
- a CDS encoding alpha/beta fold hydrolase, whose translation is MICYRILVLFISFLFFFAPRYGQAQTPEVPEVLDAEISEYTYPYPVHYIQLQIENTACKMAYMDVLPKQNNATRPAIVLLHGKNFMGAYWRQTIKYLSGQGYRVIVPDQVGFGKSSKPSLHYSFHQLATNTRQLLDTLGVNKAVVIGHSMGGMLATRFALMYPEVVTKLILENPIGLEDYRTLVPYSTLEAAYQRELKTTEESISTYFKTYFPEWLLEYDEWVKVPAAQTRSKDYAAVALASAQTYDMIYQQPIVYELELLQMPTLLIIGQADRTVVGKALIKDKAVLARAGNYPNLGRKAVNQIRSSKLVGLPGVGHIPHLQTPEAFHKALISFIK